Proteins from a single region of Mumia flava:
- a CDS encoding HIT family protein — MTDGSDARPWGRSDHGFEDFDRLWTPHRMAYVTEVNGDDEDDDGCPFCTMQRKGDAETLIVARGRHVFAVLNLHPYNPGHLMVVTNRHVGELEALTDDEAHELTAFTQQAVRVIKQVSGPAAFNVGLNLGGVAGGSLSDHLHQHVVPRWSGDVNFITVVGGAKVLPQLLADTRDLLAKAWDEVA; from the coding sequence ATGACCGACGGGAGCGACGCGCGCCCCTGGGGACGCTCGGACCACGGGTTCGAGGACTTCGACCGGCTGTGGACGCCGCACCGGATGGCCTACGTCACCGAGGTCAACGGCGACGACGAGGACGACGACGGCTGCCCGTTCTGCACGATGCAGAGGAAGGGCGACGCCGAGACGCTGATCGTGGCGCGCGGTCGGCACGTGTTCGCCGTCCTGAACCTGCACCCGTACAACCCGGGCCACCTCATGGTCGTCACGAACCGTCACGTCGGCGAGCTGGAGGCGCTCACCGACGACGAGGCCCACGAGCTGACCGCGTTCACCCAGCAAGCCGTCCGGGTGATCAAGCAGGTCAGCGGGCCCGCCGCGTTCAACGTGGGCCTGAACCTCGGCGGTGTCGCCGGCGGGTCGCTGTCGGACCACCTGCACCAGCACGTCGTCCCGCGGTGGTCCGGTGACGTCAACTTCATCACGGTCGTCGGCGGTGCCAAGGTGCTGCCGCAGCTGCTCGCCGACACGCGCGACCTGCTCGCCAAGGCCTGGGACGAGGTGGCCTGA
- the pgsA gene encoding phosphatidylinositol phosphate synthase, with protein MLERFRARWARIMTPVADFLLRLGISPDAVTFVGTLGVSFGALWFFPRGQFFVGVMVVTLFVFSDIVDGLMARRSGRSSAWGAFLDSTLDRVGDAAVFGGLVLWYAGDGDDLLLMGVALWCLVGGQLTSYVRARAEALGMEAKGGIAERSDRLVAVLVMTGLSGLFDLPVLRTIVLWALAVASTITVIQRIVMVRRQALADA; from the coding sequence ATGCTCGAACGCTTCCGGGCGAGGTGGGCGCGGATCATGACGCCGGTCGCCGACTTCCTCCTGCGGCTCGGGATCAGCCCCGACGCCGTCACGTTCGTCGGCACGCTCGGTGTCTCGTTCGGCGCGCTGTGGTTCTTCCCGCGCGGCCAGTTCTTCGTCGGGGTCATGGTGGTGACCCTGTTCGTGTTCTCCGACATCGTCGACGGCCTGATGGCCCGCCGGTCCGGGCGGTCCAGCGCGTGGGGTGCGTTCCTCGACTCCACCCTCGATCGGGTCGGCGACGCGGCGGTCTTCGGCGGCCTCGTGCTCTGGTACGCCGGGGACGGCGACGACCTCCTGCTCATGGGCGTCGCGCTGTGGTGCCTGGTCGGCGGTCAGCTGACGTCGTACGTCCGCGCGCGTGCCGAGGCCCTGGGGATGGAGGCCAAGGGCGGCATCGCCGAGCGGTCGGACCGGCTGGTCGCGGTGCTGGTGATGACGGGCCTCTCGGGTCTGTTCGACCTGCCGGTGCTGCGCACGATCGTGCTGTGGGCGCTCGCCGTCGCGAGCACGATCACCGTGATCCAGCGGATCGTCATGGTCCGGCGCCAGGCGCTGGCCGACGCATGA
- a CDS encoding phosphatidylinositol mannoside acyltransferase yields the protein MSPVALGDLAASVRTEVEAAAYRTGWGVANRLPQAMVSSALRTTADTLTRRGGRGIDQLRANLARAAAPDADLDVLTRDAMRSYLRYWGEVFRLPRLAADDIDAAMGVDDIEIAYEAQAAGRGLIAALPHMGNWDLMGAWACLHGLPLMTVAERLRPERLYDEFVAFREELGMQVLPLTGGDPTMPALAEHLRAGGFVCLLADRDLSRSGIEVELLGESARMPVGPALLAQQTGAVLFAATSHDEGERMRMVVHEPVPHRAGPDGLRVMTQDLADTFSAQIRAHPADWHMLQRVFSADRTPL from the coding sequence ATGAGCCCCGTCGCGCTCGGCGACCTGGCCGCGTCCGTCCGGACCGAGGTCGAGGCGGCTGCGTACCGTACGGGCTGGGGGGTCGCGAACCGTCTGCCTCAGGCGATGGTGTCGAGCGCCCTGCGGACGACCGCCGACACCCTGACCCGGCGCGGCGGACGCGGGATCGACCAGCTCCGCGCCAATCTCGCGCGAGCGGCAGCGCCCGACGCCGACCTCGACGTCCTCACCCGGGACGCGATGCGCTCGTACCTGCGCTACTGGGGCGAGGTGTTCCGGCTCCCGCGGCTCGCGGCCGACGACATCGACGCCGCGATGGGCGTCGACGACATCGAGATCGCCTACGAAGCACAGGCGGCCGGACGCGGTCTGATCGCCGCGCTGCCGCACATGGGCAACTGGGACCTGATGGGCGCCTGGGCCTGCCTGCACGGACTGCCGCTGATGACGGTCGCGGAGCGGCTGCGACCGGAACGGCTGTACGACGAGTTCGTCGCGTTCCGCGAGGAGCTCGGGATGCAGGTGCTCCCGCTCACCGGAGGCGACCCGACGATGCCGGCGCTCGCCGAGCACCTGCGGGCGGGCGGGTTCGTGTGCCTGCTCGCCGACCGTGACCTGAGCCGCAGCGGCATCGAGGTCGAGCTCCTCGGCGAGTCCGCCCGGATGCCGGTCGGACCGGCGCTGCTGGCACAGCAGACCGGCGCGGTGCTGTTCGCCGCGACGTCGCACGACGAGGGCGAGCGGATGCGGATGGTGGTGCACGAGCCGGTCCCGCACCGTGCCGGACCCGACGGCCTGCGGGTCATGACACAGGACCTCGCCGACACGTTCAGCGCGCAGATCCGCGCGCACCCGGCCGACTGGCACATGCTCCAGCGTGTGTTCAGCGCTGACCGGACCCCGCTCTGA
- a CDS encoding glycosyltransferase family 4 protein, whose translation MKVGMVCPYSFDVPGGVQNHVLDLSRTLRGLGVDVSVLAPATVGVELPDWVSAAGRALPVRYNGAVARVSFGPVAMAKTRRWMRDGRFDVVHVHDPATPSVSLIALSLVSGVAVATVHTSIGRSRALTATEPLLRPAMEKLSARIAVSREARRVVAQYQGGDAVVIPNGIDVASFGQIPRASGGEKPTVLFLGRFEEPRKGFGVLLDALPAVLDRIGDVRVLVAGAGDVRAGTALVPASLRDHVEVLGRVDDAVRARLLAEADVYVAPNTGGESFGIVLIEAMAAGAPVVASDIPAFADVLDDGRLGAMFANGDPESLAKVLGEALLDPARDARAALARTAVRRYDWSVVAPEVVRVYETVLGGSA comes from the coding sequence GTGAAGGTCGGCATGGTGTGCCCGTACTCGTTCGACGTCCCGGGCGGGGTGCAGAACCACGTCCTCGACCTGAGCCGCACGCTCCGGGGGCTCGGCGTCGACGTGTCGGTGCTCGCGCCGGCGACGGTCGGGGTCGAGCTGCCCGACTGGGTCTCCGCCGCCGGGCGGGCACTCCCGGTCCGCTACAACGGCGCGGTCGCGCGGGTGTCGTTCGGTCCGGTCGCGATGGCGAAGACCCGCCGCTGGATGAGGGACGGGCGGTTCGACGTCGTGCACGTGCACGATCCCGCGACACCGAGCGTGTCGTTGATCGCCCTCAGCCTGGTCTCCGGCGTCGCCGTGGCGACGGTGCACACGTCGATCGGCCGGTCGCGCGCCCTGACCGCGACCGAGCCGCTGCTGCGGCCGGCGATGGAGAAGCTGAGCGCTCGGATCGCCGTGTCCCGCGAGGCTCGCCGCGTCGTGGCGCAGTACCAGGGCGGGGACGCCGTCGTGATCCCGAACGGCATCGATGTCGCCTCCTTCGGGCAGATCCCGCGGGCGAGCGGTGGGGAGAAGCCGACCGTGCTCTTCCTCGGGCGGTTCGAGGAGCCCCGCAAGGGGTTCGGGGTGCTGCTGGACGCGCTCCCCGCGGTGCTGGACCGGATCGGGGACGTGCGGGTCCTCGTCGCGGGCGCCGGCGACGTCCGGGCCGGCACCGCACTGGTCCCCGCGAGCCTGCGCGACCACGTCGAGGTCCTGGGAAGGGTGGACGACGCCGTACGCGCCCGGCTGCTCGCCGAGGCGGACGTCTACGTCGCGCCCAACACCGGCGGCGAGAGCTTCGGGATCGTGCTGATCGAGGCGATGGCCGCGGGTGCTCCCGTCGTGGCCTCCGACATCCCTGCGTTCGCCGACGTGCTCGACGACGGCCGCCTCGGCGCGATGTTCGCCAACGGCGATCCGGAGTCGCTCGCGAAGGTGCTCGGGGAGGCGCTGCTCGATCCCGCGCGTGACGCGCGTGCGGCGCTGGCCCGTACGGCCGTGCGGCGCTACGACTGGAGCGTGGTCGCGCCGGAGGTGGTGCGGGTCTACGAGACGGTGCTGGGAGGGAGCGCGTGA